The segment CATGATTTCCAGCAACATATCGAATGTGGCTTCGTCGATCTTCAGTGTCCGTGGCGAGGCCAGTATGAATCCGGTATGTCTGCGCCCGTCGTCACTGCAGACATTGAGCGGTGCCCCCCGGATGCGGCCGCCGTCGGTGTGGGTAGTGGGAACGGCGGCGACCGCTTGGACAATGGACTCGACGTCCAGGTCCACCCGGGAGTGGGCACGTAATCGGTTCGAGAGGTGTTCCGCTATATCGCCGTCGACTGATGGATCGGCTAGGGGAGCGGGGTCGAACCGTTTAACGTAGGTCTTGGAAAGGCATTCCTTGTCATCGAAATGCATCAGCACCAGGTCACAATCAAGAACGCTTCCCACGATGTCGCAGGAGGTTTCAAATAGATCGTCCAGGCTCATCAGGGGCAGGCTGGCGAAGGTGTCGCTGCAATACCCCAGTCTTGAAAGGACCGATGCCAGGTATGACGTGTCAGTTGGCATGCGCAATCTCCGCTTCACGGCGAAGGAGCGCCGCGGCATCTGACCGACTCAGGCTCAGTCCGTAAACATGAAGCGAGGTGGACAGCACCAAGCAAGGCACCCCCGCAATATTTTCTTCTGTGGCAACTCTGCGACCCTCGTCACTATCAATCTGTAATATGCGCAGTCTGCACCCCGCCATATGCGCTGCTTCTTTCCAGAAAGCACCGGCAGCTTTGGAGAGCGGGCACCAATCCGCAGTGATCAGCGTAGGGAAAATCCTTGATGCCGCCTCCGGGTATAACTGGGGGATGACGCATTCTCCATCAATGAAACGAAGCAATTCATCCATGGATGGGACGGGGCGGAAACCTTCCGCCGTGGCATAAGCCCTTCAATAGAAACTGGCTGGTCCCCGTCGCTCCGCCTGATATTCCTTCTTGTTTGCGAGGATGGTGGGGGAGCCATACAATCCCATTTTCTTAGCCAAGTGAGGCGATGGCACGATATCCAGGCTGAGCGTGAATCGGGATGGCCCTTCTGCGATCAGGTTCTTCATGGTGTCGTGAAGCTTCAATGCGGGAAGGCAGCCCTTGAAAGCTATGATTTTGATGTTGCGCATGATGTTCGACTGTCCGTTTTTATGAATTCCATTGACGTCGGGGCTCTTCACTTCGACACAGATAATGGACACAATTCACAACGCTTTTTGTCATTACCCAATCGCACGCGATGGCGCGCTCAGCCTTCTTGTTGGTTTGTCATGCCCGTCATGCCTGTCAGGCGCATTGCTCCATGGCTGTTATTGTTCTTTCCAGAGCATCACGCAGGTCTTGGATCTTGAATGGTTTGGCAACATACTCGTTCATGCCTGCCTGGAGCATCATCTCTTCGTCCCCGGGCATGGCGTAGGCTGTGAGAGCGACAATGGGGATATCTTTCTTGTCGTCTCCTGCCCGGCGAGCTCGTATGGCCTTTGTTGCTTCCAGGCCATCCATGATGGGCATTTGTACGTCCATCACCACGACGTCAAAATTATCCTGATGCAGAACATCCAGCACCGCTTGGCCGTCGGCCACGGAGGTGACCGAGCATCCTGCTTTTTCAAGCTGTCGTTGCACTGCCATGCTGCTGATCCAGTCATCATCGGCTAGGAGGACTTTCAGGGGCATGGAAGGAAGCCTCTTTGTGTTTGGAAGTGCTTGTAGTGTTCTGTGGACTGGCTTGATCAGCTCGAAAGTGATGCAGAAGTGGACGGTTGTTCCTCTGCCTACCTCACTGGCGACGGAAATATTTCCCCCCATGAGAGAAATCAGGCGTTTGCAGATTGGCAGGCCCAAACCAGCTCCCTGATGCACACGAGTGTATCCTTCGGTGGCATGAGTGAAGGGTTCAAAAAGCATGGAGAGCTTGTCGTCCGGGATACCTGCGCCAGTGTCCGCTACGGAGAAGAGGATTCGGTAGTGCTCGGGATTGGCGGTCTTCAACGGATAGGCTTCGATGGTGATACTGCCTTTATCGGTGAATTTGAGCGCGTTGCCGACCAGGTTGTTGAGCACCTGCTGCAAACGGAGTGTGTCTCCGAGGATTTCTTTCGGAATTGTCGGGTCAAAGTGAGAGTGGAGCTCGATGCCTGACTTCTTTGCTGTGGGTTGAAAGAGTTCAACCAGATGC is part of the Desulfovibrio ferrophilus genome and harbors:
- a CDS encoding ATP-binding protein, with protein sequence MTIRMKDSRFSKAQLTPNLEEALERISVLEKKLDIQNEKSLNKDNRNETVHQDKQESEQDKLVAEIINRTKSEFLANMNHEIRTPLNGIMGMLQLMMTTDLDEEQMDYAQRGIISCKRLTNLVADILELSRAEAGKLGIETKVFNLAETLQHLVELFQPTAKKSGIELHSHFDPTIPKEILGDTLRLQQVLNNLVGNALKFTDKGSITIEAYPLKTANPEHYRILFSVADTGAGIPDDKLSMLFEPFTHATEGYTRVHQGAGLGLPICKRLISLMGGNISVASEVGRGTTVHFCITFELIKPVHRTLQALPNTKRLPSMPLKVLLADDDWISSMAVQRQLEKAGCSVTSVADGQAVLDVLHQDNFDVVVMDVQMPIMDGLEATKAIRARRAGDDKKDIPIVALTAYAMPGDEEMMLQAGMNEYVAKPFKIQDLRDALERTITAMEQCA
- a CDS encoding thioredoxin family protein — protein: MDELLRFIDGECVIPQLYPEAASRIFPTLITADWCPLSKAAGAFWKEAAHMAGCRLRILQIDSDEGRRVATEENIAGVPCLVLSTSLHVYGLSLSRSDAAALLRREAEIAHAN